The window TCTTTTCTCTGCGCCATTTCTTAATTTCCTTTTCCCTTTCAATCGCATGTTCGATGTGCGTAAAATGTTCGTAGTAAACTAAATTGTAGCAATAAAACTGACCGGTAAAGGATTTTTTAGTTCCTTTGTTTTCCCGATGTTGAAGCAATCTAACACATAAGTCATTGGTAACCCCAATATACAGTACCGTTTTGGCAGGATTGGTGGTAATGTATATATAGTAATTATGATTCCACATGGGTTGAAAATAAAAAAATTATTCATAACCTGTTGTCATTTCGAACGAACCGGCGGTGGATTGTGTGGGCAGGGGTGAGGAGAAATCTTATGCGATTTGCATCACGAGGGGATATGTTGATGCAGGGCGTATAGGATTTCTCCTCGTACCTCGTTCGAAATGACATTTTCTTTTATTGAAAAGAAGTGTACACACAATGCCTTAAGGAAGACAAAAAGGTGGTTATTACTATCCCTCCAAGTAAACATCAAGCAGCCCTTCGGGCAAATCGATGTAAATTTCGCAGGCTTCAATATCAATCCCCTTAATGATCTCTATATTGAGTGGGAAAAGCACTTCTTTGCCTTTAAACGTCACCGTGGCTATCAGTTGTTGCGGATATTCCTGCACCTGGGTTATTTCGCCAAGCTCGCCGTGGGTTTCGTCGATAGCCATAAACCCTTCTACATCGTTCAGGGTAAATTCGGCTTTTTTCTTTTTGGGTTTCAGTTTGTTGGGCAGGTACAGGTCGCGTTTTACCAGCAGGCTTGCTTTCTCGATGGTATCCACATCTTCCAAAAACAAGTAGGCATTGCTTTTTTGCAGGTACTTGATAGATTGTACAAAATAAGGGATCATTTTGCCGGCCATATCAATAAAAAGGGCATCAAATTTAATAGCGTCCAGGCTATCAAAATCAACATATATCTGCATTTCGCCCTTAAGGCCCTTGGTTTTCAGTATGCTGCCAACCCTGAAACAATCTTCGGTTTTCATAAAAAACAGTGTTAAATAACAATGGCGAAGTTTTCGCTTCGCCATTGTTTTGTAGAATCAAGAGTTAAGAGTCGAGAATCAAGACAGAAGAATTTTATTTCTTGACTCTTGATTCTAATTTCCTGGCTCTGGGTTAAATTATTCTGCGTCTTCAGCCGGAGCTTCTTCAGCAGCAACTTCTTCGGCAACAGGAGCATTTTTAGCAGCTATTGCAGCAGCTTTTTCTTCCTTCTTTTTAGCTTCGGCAGCCAAAGCCAGTTTACGGGCTTCGTCTTTTGCAGTTACCAGGCTGGTTTTTTTGCCGGTGATTTTGCCTTCTTTAGCATCAGTCCAGGCAGCAAATTTCTCTGCAGCTTGTTCTTCGGTTAAAGCGCCTTTTTTTACACCACCTTCTAAGTGTTTTTTGTACAGCACACCTTTGTAAGAAAGGATAGCACGACAAGTATCGGTAGGCTGGGCACCAGTGTTAACCCACTCTAAAGTTTTGTCGAAGTTAATTTCGATAGTTGCAGGGTTGGTGTTTGGGTTGTATGAACCTAAACGCTCAATAAAACGACCGTCGCGAGGTGCGCGGGCATCTGCTACTACGATGTAGTAAAAAGGTTTTCCTTTTTTACCGTGTCTTTGCAGTCTGATTTTAGTTGCCATTTCTTTATTTTATGTATTCAACATGTCCCCGGAGTTCTTTCTGCGGGGATGCAAAGGTATAAATTATTATTAACAATTTAAAGGGGTTGTAATTATTATTGGTGAGTGGTTAAGTGGTTGATTAGGTGAGTGGTTGGATTAAGGCCACCCGATAAGCAACAGAATGCTTTATTGGGTAGGGCGCATTGACTATACAATTGATAGCCAACACATTCTGATTGGTTGTAATATGCGCCTTTTAATTATACTTTAAATTTTGCAAATTACCGGCATGAGCATCACCCGCAAACCCCGCATTGCCATTGATATGGATGAGGTATTGGCAGATACCATTGATAAATTTATTGAACTGTATAAACAGCGCCACAGCCATGAAGTAATATTGGCCGATATGCACGGCATGGAAATTGGACAGGCCCTGCCGCCGCACCTGAGCAGCACGGTAAGGGCCTATGTTAACGAGCGTGGTTTTTTCAGGGATATTAAAGTAATGCCCGGCAGCCAGCAGGTGGTAAAAGCGCTTATGGAGCGATATGATGTATACATAGCATCGGCAGCTATGGAGTTTAAGTACTCGCTGGAGGATAAGCAGGCTTGGCTGGAGGAGCACTTTCCCTTTATATCATGGACGAACATTATTTTTTGCGGGCACAAAATACTGGATGTTGATATTATGATTGACGACCGCATTAAAAACTTTGTAACTTTTAAAGGTCGCAAACTGTTGTATACATCGCCTCATAACGTGCTGATTGACGGTTTTGAAAGGGTAAATAACTGGCAGGATGTTGCCGATAAATTATTGACCGAATAGCTAATTACTTTAATATAAATATTTTAACTTTATACAATAAGCCGGGACCAAATCAAGCATGCCAATTAACACCATCGCTCCCACAACCGATTGTATAATTATTTTTGATACCGATGAACAGAGATACCTTTTCATTAGCCCTGCTATAATTAATATTTTAGGCATTACCGCTGCACAGCTGCTTAGCAACAACAGTTTGTGGTTTGATATGATAAGCGAAACCCAGCGCGGAGGCATAGAAACTGCGGTTGCCAGCCTGGATATAAATGAGTCGGTTGAACTTAATTACCTTATAAACACCCCGCAAAACACAACCAGGGCCATTATCGATAAAAAAAACCTGGTAATTGATGAGGCTACCAATCATAAAGTTTTAGTAAGCACTATTAGTGTACAAACGCAGCCTACCGCCGGCAATGCCACAGAGGATAGCCTTTTTAGCGATTTGTTTTACAAAAACGCAAACCCGGTATGGATAGTTGATAAACAAACACTCTGTTTTTTAAAGGTTAATCATGCGGCTACGGTGCATTATGGCTACACCGAAGATGAGTTTTTATTATTAACACTTAGTGATATCCGCCCGCCGGAAGAAATCGGGAGCTTAAAAACATATTTAAGCGAAAATGAAAACTTTGAAATAAGCGCCGACGATTTTAACCGTGCCGGTATATGGAAGCATTCGAGCAAAAGCGGCCAAATTATTTACGCCGATGTTAACTGGTTTGGTATAAAGTACAAGGGGCGCAATTGTATTTTATCAATTGCTACCGATGTTACCGCCAAGCTGCAATACCAGGACGAAGCCAGGCGGCGCGAACAGTTTTTAAACTCGCTGATTGATTCGCAAACCAATTTTTTGATTAGGATAGATATTAAGGGGCGTTTTAGTTTTGTTAACAAACAGTTTTTGAAAACCTTTGGTTACAACGCCACCGAACTGATAGGGCAGCATTTTGCAATTACCACTATACCCCAGGAACTGCATTTGTGCGAAGAAGCCTTTGTTAACTGTGTAAGCAACCCCGGCAAAATTGTAAAACTACTGCACAAAAAACCAGATGTATGGGGCGGGCTTCATGATACCGATTGGGAGTTTATATCCATTACCAACGATAGCGGCCAGGTTTGCGAGGTACAGGGAATAGGCCAGGATATTACCGCCAAACTTAAAATTGAACGGGAAATAAAAGAGGCCGCCGAAAAGCTGGATGCTTTTATTGAAAGTATAACCGATTCGTTTTTTATTATAGATAATGAATGGCGGTTTGTGAAGGTAAACTCGGCATTCGAAAAAATGACCAACACCCCGCGGGAGGAAATGCTGGGCAATGTGCTTTGGGATGTATACCCCGAAATTATGGATTCGGGCTTTGGCAGGGCATATTATGAGATGATTGAAAAGCGCGAAAGCGTAAAGTTTACCGAATACTTTGAACCTATTGACAGGTGGCTAAGCACATCGGCCTACCCATCTGCCGAAGGCATTACCATATACGTTAAAGATATTAGCGATGAGCGCCGGGCCCAGGAAGAAGCCCACTGGACAAAAACAAGCCTGGAGGCCCTGATAAACAATACGCATGACCACATTTGGTCGGTTGATAGGGAAATGCGCTATGTATATATGAATGATGCCTACATCAGGGAAACCACACATTTAACCGGTGTTGAACCTATAGCCGGGGCGCATTCATACCTGCATAAAGGATATAGCGAAGAGATACACAACGAGTGGGTGGCTTACTATTCGCGGGCGCTCCTTGGCGAACAATACACCATTATTAATGAAAGCATTGACCGGCAAACAAAAACCCCATTATAT is drawn from Mucilaginibacter ginsenosidivorax and contains these coding sequences:
- a CDS encoding GIY-YIG nuclease family protein — encoded protein: MWNHNYYIYITTNPAKTVLYIGVTNDLCVRLLQHRENKGTKKSFTGQFYCYNLVYYEHFTHIEHAIEREKEIKKWRREKKDALIATTNPNWTFLNKEVCDDD
- the rimM gene encoding ribosome maturation factor RimM (Essential for efficient processing of 16S rRNA); its protein translation is MKTEDCFRVGSILKTKGLKGEMQIYVDFDSLDAIKFDALFIDMAGKMIPYFVQSIKYLQKSNAYLFLEDVDTIEKASLLVKRDLYLPNKLKPKKKKAEFTLNDVEGFMAIDETHGELGEITQVQEYPQQLIATVTFKGKEVLFPLNIEIIKGIDIEACEIYIDLPEGLLDVYLEG
- a CDS encoding 30S ribosomal protein S16, with product MATKIRLQRHGKKGKPFYYIVVADARAPRDGRFIERLGSYNPNTNPATIEINFDKTLEWVNTGAQPTDTCRAILSYKGVLYKKHLEGGVKKGALTEEQAAEKFAAWTDAKEGKITGKKTSLVTAKDEARKLALAAEAKKKEEKAAAIAAKNAPVAEEVAAEEAPAEDAE
- a CDS encoding 5' nucleotidase, NT5C type; the protein is MSITRKPRIAIDMDEVLADTIDKFIELYKQRHSHEVILADMHGMEIGQALPPHLSSTVRAYVNERGFFRDIKVMPGSQQVVKALMERYDVYIASAAMEFKYSLEDKQAWLEEHFPFISWTNIIFCGHKILDVDIMIDDRIKNFVTFKGRKLLYTSPHNVLIDGFERVNNWQDVADKLLTE
- a CDS encoding PAS domain S-box protein, coding for MPINTIAPTTDCIIIFDTDEQRYLFISPAIINILGITAAQLLSNNSLWFDMISETQRGGIETAVASLDINESVELNYLINTPQNTTRAIIDKKNLVIDEATNHKVLVSTISVQTQPTAGNATEDSLFSDLFYKNANPVWIVDKQTLCFLKVNHAATVHYGYTEDEFLLLTLSDIRPPEEIGSLKTYLSENENFEISADDFNRAGIWKHSSKSGQIIYADVNWFGIKYKGRNCILSIATDVTAKLQYQDEARRREQFLNSLIDSQTNFLIRIDIKGRFSFVNKQFLKTFGYNATELIGQHFAITTIPQELHLCEEAFVNCVSNPGKIVKLLHKKPDVWGGLHDTDWEFISITNDSGQVCEVQGIGQDITAKLKIEREIKEAAEKLDAFIESITDSFFIIDNEWRFVKVNSAFEKMTNTPREEMLGNVLWDVYPEIMDSGFGRAYYEMIEKRESVKFTEYFEPIDRWLSTSAYPSAEGITIYVKDISDERRAQEEAHWTKTSLEALINNTHDHIWSVDREMRYVYMNDAYIRETTHLTGVEPIAGAHSYLHKGYSEEIHNEWVAYYSRALLGEQYTIINESIDRQTKTPLYFEVSFNPIYTQQGDIIGVGCFARDITRRLKIEQELIDQNERLRNIASLSSHEIRRPVASMMGLISIMDKENFFNPENEQIIQHLFTVSAEIDDVIRLIVDSTFTSHG